In bacterium, a genomic segment contains:
- a CDS encoding DUF262 domain-containing protein: protein MRTETTTRPLRELVRGFHSGAILLPQFQRDFVWKSAKIRNLLDSLLKGFPIGGFYLWRPAGGTRDAKPKAHGKQRIAAEFVGYLIDGQQRLTSLEAAFGFYSGEDKDGAELRCYLDLKAPEVEGARDTRLFASYAGNKSVARRVEGGDLALIEVSRLFGGPDHDLRKQTDETLRLIPGWNAKRVATTLARFDRACEMLNQQVPCTTVYDVGDKEAVEVFSRLNKGGSALSQGDVRAAELARGHAVDVLTSMREFVTGERPQRLGFGFSFAFRALVVFHRESAQFSKLKPDWMDAPAQHGRSLRESWRATERAIDKSLCFVDERMGWSRRALLPSANAVIVLAAALDKAEFKLSADAEQLYRRWLSLTALRGVFRGSVETTINRFHRAIRESKREPATALMDALKRDEKRRIRADELNSFAQPWGPATQVMHAWLVGKEAKDWLSSDPMDALARAGNLGLPGGDLTVHHIFARRVLADVVDNPNHANSPANYALLSRSSNSEFGDKQPEEVLSMLTPDQRKLAAVQFFGDPAGDKLKPGRYEEFRQWRAERLAESINDWLGMD, encoded by the coding sequence ATGAGGACTGAAACAACGACTCGTCCCCTGCGCGAACTGGTTCGCGGATTCCACAGTGGAGCGATCCTGCTTCCCCAATTCCAGCGGGACTTCGTCTGGAAGTCGGCCAAGATCCGCAATTTGCTGGACTCCCTGCTCAAGGGATTTCCGATCGGCGGATTCTACTTGTGGAGGCCCGCGGGCGGTACTCGCGACGCGAAGCCCAAAGCGCACGGCAAGCAGCGCATCGCAGCCGAGTTCGTTGGCTACCTAATCGACGGCCAGCAGCGGCTGACGAGCTTGGAAGCGGCATTCGGTTTCTACAGCGGTGAAGACAAGGATGGCGCCGAACTGCGCTGCTACCTCGATCTGAAAGCACCCGAAGTGGAGGGGGCGCGAGACACTCGACTCTTTGCCTCCTACGCGGGCAACAAGTCTGTCGCCCGACGCGTGGAGGGCGGCGATTTAGCGCTCATTGAGGTTTCTCGCTTGTTCGGAGGACCGGACCACGACCTGCGCAAGCAGACGGACGAGACTCTCCGACTGATCCCAGGCTGGAACGCGAAGCGCGTGGCTACGACGCTCGCGCGGTTCGACCGGGCTTGCGAGATGCTCAACCAACAGGTGCCATGCACCACGGTCTACGACGTGGGGGACAAGGAGGCAGTCGAAGTATTCAGCAGGCTAAACAAGGGCGGCAGCGCGCTCAGCCAAGGAGACGTGCGGGCCGCTGAGCTTGCGCGTGGACATGCCGTCGATGTCCTGACGAGCATGCGAGAGTTTGTCACTGGGGAGCGTCCGCAGCGACTTGGGTTCGGCTTCTCATTCGCCTTCCGCGCACTCGTCGTCTTCCACCGAGAGTCCGCACAATTCAGCAAGCTCAAACCCGATTGGATGGACGCGCCCGCGCAGCATGGTCGGTCGTTACGGGAGTCGTGGCGCGCGACCGAACGCGCAATCGACAAGTCGCTCTGCTTTGTCGATGAACGGATGGGGTGGTCGCGTCGCGCCTTGCTGCCGTCCGCGAACGCGGTCATCGTGCTGGCCGCGGCTTTGGACAAGGCGGAGTTCAAGCTAAGCGCGGACGCCGAGCAGTTGTATCGGCGCTGGCTCAGCCTAACCGCACTCCGCGGCGTGTTCCGGGGGTCGGTCGAAACCACTATCAACCGGTTCCATCGTGCGATCCGGGAATCCAAGCGGGAGCCTGCCACAGCGCTCATGGATGCGCTGAAGCGAGATGAAAAGCGCCGAATCCGTGCGGACGAACTCAACTCATTCGCGCAACCGTGGGGGCCCGCGACGCAAGTAATGCACGCATGGCTTGTCGGCAAAGAGGCCAAAGACTGGTTGAGCAGCGATCCGATGGATGCGCTGGCTCGCGCCGGGAATCTTGGTCTTCCTGGGGGTGACCTAACGGTCCACCACATCTTTGCTCGCCGGGTGTTGGCCGATGTCGTTGACAATCCCAACCACGCGAACAGTCCTGCGAACTACGCGCTGCTGAGCCGGTCGAGCAACTCGGAGTTTGGCGACAAACAGCCGGAGGAGGTTCTCAGCATGCTGACGCCGGACCAACGCAAGCTCGCCGCCGTCCAGTTCTTCGGCGATCCGGCAGGCGATAAACTAAAGCCCGGTCGGTACGAGGAGTTTCGCCAGTGGCGCGCCGAGCGGCTAGCAGAGTCGATCAATGACTGGTTGGGGATGGACTGA